From the Flavobacterium gyeonganense genome, the window AGATGCTACAGCAACTTACGTGGATACTTCCTGTACGCTTTATACCAGTATTCCTGATGTGAATTTTGAAAATAAATTAATTAGTCTTGGTCTGGATTCAGGTACTATTGATGGGAAAGTATTAACGTCAAATATAACAAAGGTAACATCGTTAAATGTATCTTCCAGTTCTATTACAAACTTAACAGGAATACAGGATTTTGTGGATTTACAAGAGCTTATTTGTCACACAAATCAGTTAACGGATTTGGATATTTCCAAAAATACTGCTTTAACCCATTTAGATTGCAGTTCAAATCAATTATCAAACCTTGACATTTCTGAAAGATTGGAATTGACAAAACTAAATTGCAAGTCAAATAAATTGACAACTTTGGATGTTTCACAAAATGTATTATTGACAGACCTGAATTGCAGTTCAAATCTAATATCAGACCTTAATCTTTCTGAAAATATTAATTTGTCTACATTAAGTTGTAATGACAACAAACTATCAAATTTGAATTTAAAGAACAGAAAAAACACCTTATTAATAAATCCTAACTTTAATGTAAACCCATCTTTAACTTGTATTCTGGTAGATAATTCCCTATACTCAAAAGCCAATTGGATCAGTAACAAAGACCCTCAAACAGAATATAATGATAAAGATTGCTTATTCCCTTACACATTAATTCCAGACACCAATTTTGAGAGCAAACTGATTGCATTGGGAATTGATACTGATGGAAAAAATGGAAAAGTACTGACTGCTAGTATTGAGAAAATAACTTCTCTGGATGTTTCGTCTGGTTCCATTGCCGATTTAACTGGTATTGAGAACTTCTACTCTTTAGAAATACTAAACTGTCAAAACAATCGATTAAAAAGTTTGAATGTTTTTCAAAATAGTTCTTTGAAGTGGCTGAACTGCTATCAAAATCCCTTAATAAATATTGATTTAGAGCAAAATACTGCTTTAGTGAGTTTATTTTGTGGATTAAATCAGTTAACAAAACTGAATGTTTCCAATAATATTAATTTGACAACTTTAGATTGTTCTCTAAATAATTTGACCACTCTTGAGCTTTCTAAAAATATTGCATTGACTGATTTAAATTGTAGTAAAAATAAATTAACAAGTTTAGATCTTTCCAAAAATACCAATCTCAAAACATTTTATGGCAACAATAACAATTTTGCCAATGTAGATATAAGAAATGGAAAAAACACTTTATTAAGCATCGTCGATTTTAGAACAAACCCATACCTTACTTGCATTAAGGTAGACAATGCTACTTATTCTAACAGCAATTGGTTTGATCAAAAAGATTCCCTTGCAGGTTACAACGAAAGTTATTGTACAATTTACACACTTATTCCGGATTTCCAATTTGAACAAGCGCTAATTTCACTGAACCTTGATGATAAATATGACGGAAAAGTTATCACAAATAACATTAAAGATGTTACCTATTTGTATATCAATTGCTATGCAAATGGTCATTTCACTAAAATAAGTGATTTAACCGGAATTCAGGATTTCACGGCACTTAAAGTTTTAGAATGCAGCTCGAATGCTTTGACAACTTTGGATCTTTCCAAAAATATTGCTTTGACTAGACTGCAATGCGATTCAAATCATTTGATGAGCCTTGACATTTCAAAAAATATTGCTTTGACTAATTTGGATTGTAGCGATAATGGGGATGCAAACAATGACAATAAAGGATTAATGAAATTAGATGTATCAAAAAACATTGCTTTGACTACTTTAGATTGCAGTTCTAATAGTCTAGCATCACTTGATTTATCAAAAAATATTGCTTTGAAAAGTTTGATTTGCAGTACCAATGTACTACCTAATTTAGATGTTTCAAATAATACAGCATTGACTGCTTTAGATTGTACTTATAATTCTTTATCTAGTCTGGATGTATCTAAAAATAGCGTATTGACTAATTTAGGTTGTTCTTTTAATGGTTTATCTAGTCTGGATGTATCTAAAAATAGTGCATTAATTGGATTAGGTTGTAGCTCAAATCAATTAAAAAATTTAGATGTTTCAAAGAATGCAGCTTTGACATATTTGAAATGTACTTCAAATCAATTGACAACATTAAATGTTAAAAACGGGTTTAATAAAAAAGTAATTACTTTTGATGCCACAGGCAACGCTAATCTTAAATGTATTGAAGCAGATAGTACCACTCCGCCGAATACTGGTTGGAAAAAAGATGCTACTGCAAGTTATAGCATTACTTCTTGTACATTGTCTAACGATACTTTTGAAAAAAATAACAAATTAGTATTAATTTATCCAAATCCTACTAATGATATATTGAACATTGTAGTTCCAGCAGACACAGAATTGAAAAAAGTTGAAGTGTTCTCACTGACAGGACAAAAAGTAGAAACGACTACACAATCTCAAATTTCAATGAAGCATTTAGCAAGGGGAGAATATCTATTTATTATAGAGACTAATGCAGGCTATTCTACTAAAAAAGTAATTAAAAACTAAACTACATACCTTAAGTTATAGTAAAAACAAAAAACCTGCTAGAGTAAAATCTAACAGGTTTTTTTGTTTTGAATAAATACTATTTAATTCCCATTAAAAACCAAATACAAACTCAAAATCACCAGACCCAATACAGCGAATAAAATCTTCACACGCTTACTGGTTTTCGGAATATCCGTTTCATCTGAAAAATTAACTTCCGGATTTTTATCGGTTAATGAAATAATCACTGCAGCAATTAAAAGCACAGCAAAAATGTAAAAAGAAATCAATAAAAAGTGTGGCCAAACCGGGTATTTATCGGCTGGAAAAATCCATAAGTATAAAACCCCAACAAATAAACTAAAGGCTGAACCCCAGGACAAAGTAGCGTTTACGGCTTTTTTTGTGGTGCGTTTCCAGAAAACACTCAATAAGAAAACAACCGATAATGATGGCGCAAGGAAACCTAAAACCGCCTGAAAGATGTTGAACAAATTCTGTCCTTTGATATTGTCAATCGCAATGGCAATCAGGATCGCAAACACACAGCCTGCACCAATGGTCAATCTTCCGATTTTGATCTGTTCTTTTATAGAAGCTGTCGGATTCATTTTCTTTACATAAATATCATTCGTGAAAACGGTACTCAATGCATTCAATGACGAACCAATTGTTCCTACCAAAACGGCAATCATGACACAAATCACCAAACCGTTCATTCCGCTTGGGAATAAATTGGTCACCATGGTCATATAAGCCAAATCGGAGTTTTCACCCAATTCAGGAAACAAAACAGAACACAGGATGCCCGGTAAAATAAACAATGGCAAAGCCATTACTTTTAGCCAGCCTATGAAATTCACACCCAATTGTCCTTGTTCCAGATTTTTAGCTCCCAAAACACTCTGCACCATCGATTGATCGGTACAGAAAAATGCTACTGCAGCCACAGGATATCCCAATAAAATAGCAGGCCACGGATAATGAGCATCATCGGCAGGCTGTACCAAATTCCAGAAATTAGAAGGTGTTTTGGCAATCAAAGCTTCTATTCCGCCTACTTGTTGCAAACCTAAATAAGATAAGGTAAGTGAAACGACAATCAATAAAATCATCTGGAAAACATTAACTTTGGCAATGGCTTTTAAACCTCCGGCATAAGTAAAAATTCCGGAGAATATCACTAAAACTGTCACACTCTGCCACATCGGAATTCCCAAAATTTGGCGTACCAAAATTCCTCCACTAAACAATCCCAACGACAGCCAGCTTACTAAAATTTTCACCATCGCATACCAGGCTAAAATCGTCTGTGTACTGTCGCCATAACGTTTCCCCATATATTCGGGCATTGTACTGACTTTGCTGGCAATATATCTTGGTGCAAAAACAATTGCTAAAAGCAATAAAAATACAAAAGCATACCATTCGAAATTTCCGGCTACAATTCCGGTGGCATAACCAATACTCGCAAAAGCCAATAAAGAAGAAGGTCCGACATTTGTACCCCACATATTGAATCCGATGTTGTACCAGTTCAAGGAATTTCCCGCCATAAAAAGCGTTTCGTTCTTCTTGCTTTGCTTCACGCTCACCACATACCCAATGACCAATAAAATCACCAGATAGGCCGCAACAATCATAAAATCTAAGGTCGTTAACTTATCGTAGATGCTGTTCATAGTCCGTATTCGTTAAGGACGTCAGCAATTTTTACTGGCAGACCGGTTTGTAATGATTTATCCATTGCCTGTAATAATGCCACGGTTCCGATGCCTTCTTCCATATTTGGATAGGCTTCAAAATTCTGCTCGATACTATCCACAAAATATTCCAAGTAATTTTGATATTCGCCGCCGTGATGACTCTGCCCTTCAAAACGGAAATAATATTTTATAGTGCTGTCACCCCAGGTAACTACTTTTTCTTCTCCGGTTTTATCTGTAACCGCATAACGCAATTCGTGATAATCGGCCTGGCTTGCTCCTTCTGTTGCTCTTAAAATTGTGCTCATTCCACTGTCTCTTTGAGCTGGCTGTGTTGGCGAAGTATAGACACCACTCACTCGGGCAATTCTGCCATCTGTCGCTTTAAAGATAAAATGCATCGTATCTTCGTTTTTTAAGCCTGCAACAGCCCCGTTACTGCTGATCATTCCATACCCCATTACTTCCTGAATATTTGGAAGATACCAACGAATGAAATCTACAGGATGACTTAATCCACCGTACAGCCATTTGAAAGACTGCAATAATGACCATTCTTTTTTCAAAAACCATCTGTGGTCTGCGTGATATTGAGCTTCAATCGTAATTAAATCACCTATTAATCCGGCTTCATAATCGGCTCTTTGTCTTTTGGCCGGTTCGAAGAATCTTGAACTTTGTCCGATGAAAACCTTTTTACCGGTTGTTTTGCTTAATTCCAATAGTTCTTTGGCATCCGAAAGGTCATCGATAAACGGTTTGGTACACACTACGTGCTTTCCTGCCAGCAAAGCCTGCTTTACGTGTTGAGCATGCAGATGGTCCGGCGTATAAATAGCGATGATGTCAATGGATTTATCGTTTAATAAATCGTCGTAATTGGTTGTGTACGAATGAAAATCGAACTCTTTGCCTCTTTGTTTACACAAGTCTTCATTTGTGTCACATATTTTGACAAGCTCTAATTCTGAACTTTCTATAGCGGCCGACATTGTGCTTCGTCCTTCTCCAAGTCCTAAGATGGCTATTTTTAACATTGGTCTTATTTTAGGTTTTTGATAGTTATTTTTTTTCGCCACGAATTCACGAATTATTTTTTTAAAATCTTTACGAATTAATTCGAATAAATAATCGCAAAGATTTTAAAAAAATAATTCGTGAATTCGTGGCTAACTTTTATTTCGTTTCTACTTTTTTAAGAAATATCCAGGTTTCATCGGGTTTTGCACCTTCGATTCCGGTTTGGTATTTTTTCATAAGGGCATTCCAGTCATTTACTCTTGGATTATTTTCTGTTGTTTTTGGATTCAGTTTATCCAGATTTTCTCCTTTCGGGATACTGATCACCAACATCAATTGCCTTCCGTTTTTGAAAACCTGTAACTGCTGGAAATCGGCATTGCAGAAACCTTTGGCAATTTCCGGCCACTTTTCGAATTGGGTGGTGTGGTAATCTACATATTCTTTTTGCAGTTTTTCGTCTTCTACTAAATTCGCAGTAAGTACGACATTATCCCATTCGGATGCTACTTTAGCCTCTTTACATCTTTCGAAATTCTGAAAATCATACACCGGATTTTCGTAAATTTTAATTTCCAATTTCGGAAAAGCCAAAGCCAGTTTTCTTTTCGTTCTTTCAGGCTGATTCATCAATCCGTAAATAACCAGATGATTTTCCCATTGGTACAATTCTTCACCAACAATTCGGAAACCTTTTATCGTCGATTTGATTTTTTCGATATCCAGATCTTTTCCAATTAATTCAATGGCTACCGATTTTGGCATTTCCTGTAATCCCCAGGCTTCGTCAACAACCACTTCTTTAGCCACTAAACTGTTGTATGGAGCACGTATTCCAGCGTTTTCTTTGATTTTTGGATCAACAAAAGCATAATTATCCTGCCAGATATTTCCTTTCGGACCATTATTATTTTTTAATATTTTCTGAATCGGAATCCAGTTGTTTTTAATCGTAAAACCCTGGCTTCCTTCATCGGTATACAGATATAACCATAAAAATGGATCGTGCGCATAAGGACTGTTGTACACTTTATCTATGTAGTTTTCTTCAATTCGGCTGTCCGCCTGCGCTGAAAGTGTATAAATTCCAGCTACATCGTGCAAATGTTTGGCATAATGATGAATTTTATTCGCCAATATTTTATTGTTACGCATTACGTTTTCAGTATATGTCCAGCCCCATCCCATTGAAATTCCGCTGTAGGCTACATCCGAAATTTCGTTGTGTTCGATAGTCAGATTTTTTATAAAACCGGCTGCAATTCCCAAGCATCCCCAATCTTCGTTGGCTACGTTGGTAATTAAGTTATCCGAAATCAATTCGTCTGAACAAACTATTCTTTCATCTTTTACAGTATAAGGCAAATGTGCTTCGAAAGATTCTTCGGAGAAAACACCCAAATTAATTCCGTTGCCACCAATGTCTCTGAATAGATTTCCTTTAACAATATTGTGATTCGTTCCTCTGTGCAAATCCAAACCTGTAGATGACAAATGTTCAAAACTACAAGATTCGAAAAGTGTATTATTGGCATAATTTACCTCAACAGCTGCTCTTGGTCTTCCCACCCAGCCCTGATTTTCTAAACTCGCCTGATTTGGAGTTCCCGAAATTTTTAATTTATAGGCATCCAATAAATACATTCCCGCCTGCAAAGGCACATGACCTTGTTGTGAGGGACGAAGCCAGTTGCTGTATTGGAATGAAATTCCTTTAAAATTAAAATGATGTACCGGAGTATCTAAAGTACCTTCCATTTTTACCAAATTTTCTAAAACCGGTGCAGTTACTTTAGCAGAAGCCAAATCTTCACCTTTTCTTGGAATGTAATAGATTTTACCTTTTTTTCTGTCTAAAAACCATTCTCCAGGCTCATTCAGCATTGAAATTCCGTTGTTTAAATAGAAAGCTGAATTTCCGTTATTTTTAGAAATCCACGGAGCCGGCCAGGGGTGCTCGCTCTGGATTCGGCTTTCAGGCTGCTCGAAAGAAAGTCTCGCACTGTCTTTTTTGATTTCGATATTTTTAATTCGGAGATTGGCAATCGCCCACCATTGTACGATGAACATTTCCATTCCCGGTTCAAACTTAACTGATTTGTTTTTGAAAGGAATCCAGCAGGTTTCGGTTGCTGCATCCCAGGAAAGGATTCTGTCCATTTGGGTCCCTGCAGTACTTTTGGCTCTCACTGCTTTTTTGCCATTCACCCATAACTGACGGTAATTGATAATTTCACCTGCCTGCTGAGGAGCGTTGGCTTCCCAAATTGTTCCTGTTTTTAAACCGTTTATGGCAAGTGTTGATTTTTTCCAGTTTTTAATTTCGATACCTCCGCTTAATATTGGTTTGGCATTAGCATCCGCTTCAATGGTCGTCGGACTATCGGCTGTTCCGGAATCTTCAGGTCTTATAAATAAAGGTTCGTTTAAATAATACGTTCCGTTCGTTACAATAATACGGATTCCGTCTTTAATGGATGGATCTTTCAGACGGCGTAGTTCTCTGGCTTTTCGCACGGCCATCTGAACAGTTGCCAGCGGACTAGATTTCGTACCTGTATTAGTATCTTTCCCTTGTGGAGAAACCCAGATTTCAGCAGCACTTAATGAAAATGTGGAAATTGTTATTAATAACAGAATTAGAACTTTTGTATAGGAATTTAAACGCATTTTTTTCTTTTTTGAGGTAAATCTGGAAAGGTTATATATTTCTTAACAGTATAAGACTTGCAAATAAATGTGTTTTTCACACTTTTGCCGGATGACGGGTACAATTTAACAGAACATAAAAATATAAGTATCCTGCACACTCCTGTATAGCTTAAAATATATCCTATAGTATTTTGCATATTAAACAATATCTGTAATTCACCTTAGTTACGAATAAGAATACTTTATAATCAGTATTAAATTAAATATATTGTTAATATTTTTTATAAATTTGTGTAATCGATTACATTATTGTATTTTCGTTTTTTTATGAAACTTATTTTGCAATTTGTAAAAAAAGTATTATCAAGATAAATATATCATATTATTTTGATATCAAAATCTAAACTTTAACTAATTCAATAAGAATGAAAACTAATCTAACACAATTTTTCCGTATGCTATTGGCTGTTGTGACCATTAGCTATGCAGGAAAAGCAGTAGCCCAAAAGTCTAAATCCAATGGTACTTACGACAACATTGAATTTAAAATGGCAAAAGTCAATGAACCAAAAATTCCGAAGAACATTGTAAATCTTAAAGACTTTGGCGCTGTAAACGGAGGATATGTTTTAAACACAAAAGCTTTTGAAGATGCCATTAATGCACTTTCAAAAAAAGGAGGTGGAAAATTAATCATTCCTCCTGGAATCTGGTTAACAGGTCCAATCATTCTAAAAAGTAAAATAGAATTGCATGCACAAACCGGTGCTTTAATCAAATTTTCACCGGACAAGAGTTTATACCCAATAATTGAAACCAGCTTTGAAGGTTTGAACACCTGGCGTTGTATTTCTCCACTTTACGGGAAAAATCTTGAAGATGTTGCCTTTACAGGAAATGGTGTATGGGATGGTTCAGGCGAAGTTTGGAGACAAGTCAAAAAAGCAAAATTAACAGAAAGCCAATGGAAGAAATTTGTCGAATCAGGCGGTGTCCTTAACGAAAGTAAAACGAGCTGGTACCCATCTGAAACTTTCATGAAAGCTTCTGTAGGAGCAGATCAGAATGTACGTCTGGATTTAAAAACTAAAGAAGATTTTGAAAAAATTCATGATTTCCTTCGTCCGGTATTGGTGAGTATTCAAAACAGTAAAAGAGTATTATTTGACGGACCTGTATTTCAAAATTCCCCGGCATGGAATATTCATCCTTTAATGATTGAAGATTTGATAGTTCGAAATATAACGGTTCGTAATCCTTGGTTTTCACAAAACGGAGATGGTCTTGACGTAGAATCCTGCAAAAATGTAATCGTTGAAAATTCAAGTTTTGATGTGGGAGATGATGCTATCTGTATCAAATCAGGAAAGGATAAAGACGGTCGTGACAGAGGTGTTCCCTGTGAAAACATCATCATAAAAAACAATATTGTGTATCATGGTCATGGTGGTGTTACGGTAGGAAGTGAAATGTCCGGAGGCGTAAAAAACATGCACGTTTCGAATTGCACTTTTATGGGTACTGATGTGGGGCTGCGTTTTAAAAGTAACCGTGGACGAGGTGGGGTTGTAGAAAATATTTTTATTTCTGACATTTTCATGACCGATATTCCCTCTCAGGCGATTTCATTCAATCTTTATTATGGAGGAAAATCCATTGCTGAAACTTTGGAAGAAGGTGGTGCGAAAATTGTCAATCAAAAAATTCCTGTAGATGAAAAAACGCCTCAGTTCAAAAATATTTCGATAAAAAATATAACAATCAAAGGGGCGCAACAAGCTGTATTTTTACAAGGACTTCCTGAAATGAACCTGGAAAATATTGAAATTTCTAATCTGATTGCAAAAGCAGAAAATGGATTTACTATTGTTGATGCTAACGGAATTAAAATTCACAATGCAAAACTAGATATTGAAAAACCAAATGTAATTGATATTTACAACGGTAAAAACATGTCGTTTAAGGATATTGAATTCAATTCTACTTCATCTAAAGCCATTACTATAAATGGCGAAGAGACTCAGAACGTAGAATTTGTTCCTTCAGCGAATTCAGATTTTGCCAAAAAAACGGTGATTGGAGAAACTGTTCCAAAATCTGCGGTAAAACTATAGTTAATTAAACCATTATCCTTCAGTTGTGTCTAAGTTCAAACTAAACACAACTGAAGTTCATCAAATTACTATGAAAACATCACAAAGTCTGTCCAGAAATAAGAGTTTATTATTTGGCATCCTACTCACCTCTTTTTCGTTTCTTTATTCAGGCGCTCAATCTGAAAAAGACAAAAAGACGACTGTAATCAGTACAAAACCATTTAGCGACAGTATGAATCACTGGTATGGTATTGCTGATAAAAACAATATTGTAAATCCGATTCCGAATCAGCCGAAATATGAAGAATCCGAATACACCAAAATTGCGGATAACATCATCTATTTTCAGAGAGATAATGGCGGATGGCCAAAAAATTATGACATGCGTGCTATTTTGACAACTGAACAGATAAATGATATTGTAGGTTCAAGGTCAGTTTTGCATACCACTTTTGACAACGGCACCACTTATACTCATGTCTATTATCTGGCGCAGGTTTATACACTGACTAAAATAGAAAAATACAAAACAGCCTGTCTGAAAGGTATCGATTTTATTTTGGAAGCCCAATATCCTAATGGTGGATGGCCTCAAT encodes:
- a CDS encoding T9SS type A sorting domain-containing protein, whose amino-acid sequence is MRKNKLFIIILFSGLFFSLSTIAQTISPSQKTTAGYTAIIDANFEKALIALGLDSGPLDQQVLTANITNITSLNVSGKFISNLAGIEGFTSLKTLNCSLNSLKTLNLTQNLALTTLNCSTNSLTGLDLSQNIALEVLYSNSNPLITLDISKNLALTDLNCSLDQLSTLDVSKNIALKILRCESNRLTDINLSTNLALVNLNVSNNQITNLNLSKNIALQSLSCSNNRFVTLDLSKNQVLSDLVCNSSSLLKTINLKTGKNIPTFEIDCTYSYNLTCILVNSVAYSESNWIDKLEFSAKYNDVACYTYTAIPDVNFEKKLIALGIDKDGENGKVITENISSLTSLDVSYSNILNLTGIKDFAALTNLNCSGNALTGLDLSSNLSLVSLNCSINQLYSLDFSKNINLNSIRCEKNNLHSLNLKNGNNTKLTNLNLKTNPDLLCVLVDNVAYSNANWLAAKDNTTSYNNTACVAVAVYTLIPDAYFENKLIALGYDNDGKNGKILTSRISGITSLDVSSSSISNLAGIKDFVALKNLKCDSNRLTSLDLSNNIALIDLNVSSNSLGSLDVSKNVALINLNCNSNYIKNLDFSKNLFLKSLSCRTNNLSSLNLTQNFALTSLICGSNKLTTLDVSQNVILSFLACESNLLKNLDVSNNAFLYDLYCYSNQLTSLNTSKNPVLASLKCQSNKLTSLDLSKNAYLVWLTCEQNQLTNLDISKNLKISYLECSSNQLTSLDLSKHGNLEILYCGGNKLLNLNLKNGRNDLIKSYFSCSYNPNLTCILVDNAAAFASKWNSAKDATATYVDTSCTLYTSIPDVNFENKLISLGLDSGTIDGKVLTSNITKVTSLNVSSSSITNLTGIQDFVDLQELICHTNQLTDLDISKNTALTHLDCSSNQLSNLDISERLELTKLNCKSNKLTTLDVSQNVLLTDLNCSSNLISDLNLSENINLSTLSCNDNKLSNLNLKNRKNTLLINPNFNVNPSLTCILVDNSLYSKANWISNKDPQTEYNDKDCLFPYTLIPDTNFESKLIALGIDTDGKNGKVLTASIEKITSLDVSSGSIADLTGIENFYSLEILNCQNNRLKSLNVFQNSSLKWLNCYQNPLINIDLEQNTALVSLFCGLNQLTKLNVSNNINLTTLDCSLNNLTTLELSKNIALTDLNCSKNKLTSLDLSKNTNLKTFYGNNNNFANVDIRNGKNTLLSIVDFRTNPYLTCIKVDNATYSNSNWFDQKDSLAGYNESYCTIYTLIPDFQFEQALISLNLDDKYDGKVITNNIKDVTYLYINCYANGHFTKISDLTGIQDFTALKVLECSSNALTTLDLSKNIALTRLQCDSNHLMSLDISKNIALTNLDCSDNGDANNDNKGLMKLDVSKNIALTTLDCSSNSLASLDLSKNIALKSLICSTNVLPNLDVSNNTALTALDCTYNSLSSLDVSKNSVLTNLGCSFNGLSSLDVSKNSALIGLGCSSNQLKNLDVSKNAALTYLKCTSNQLTTLNVKNGFNKKVITFDATGNANLKCIEADSTTPPNTGWKKDATASYSITSCTLSNDTFEKNNKLVLIYPNPTNDILNIVVPADTELKKVEVFSLTGQKVETTTQSQISMKHLARGEYLFIIETNAGYSTKKVIKN
- a CDS encoding sodium:solute symporter, with the translated sequence MNSIYDKLTTLDFMIVAAYLVILLVIGYVVSVKQSKKNETLFMAGNSLNWYNIGFNMWGTNVGPSSLLAFASIGYATGIVAGNFEWYAFVFLLLLAIVFAPRYIASKVSTMPEYMGKRYGDSTQTILAWYAMVKILVSWLSLGLFSGGILVRQILGIPMWQSVTVLVIFSGIFTYAGGLKAIAKVNVFQMILLIVVSLTLSYLGLQQVGGIEALIAKTPSNFWNLVQPADDAHYPWPAILLGYPVAAVAFFCTDQSMVQSVLGAKNLEQGQLGVNFIGWLKVMALPLFILPGILCSVLFPELGENSDLAYMTMVTNLFPSGMNGLVICVMIAVLVGTIGSSLNALSTVFTNDIYVKKMNPTASIKEQIKIGRLTIGAGCVFAILIAIAIDNIKGQNLFNIFQAVLGFLAPSLSVVFLLSVFWKRTTKKAVNATLSWGSAFSLFVGVLYLWIFPADKYPVWPHFLLISFYIFAVLLIAAVIISLTDKNPEVNFSDETDIPKTSKRVKILFAVLGLVILSLYLVFNGN
- a CDS encoding Gfo/Idh/MocA family protein; the encoded protein is MLKIAILGLGEGRSTMSAAIESSELELVKICDTNEDLCKQRGKEFDFHSYTTNYDDLLNDKSIDIIAIYTPDHLHAQHVKQALLAGKHVVCTKPFIDDLSDAKELLELSKTTGKKVFIGQSSRFFEPAKRQRADYEAGLIGDLITIEAQYHADHRWFLKKEWSLLQSFKWLYGGLSHPVDFIRWYLPNIQEVMGYGMISSNGAVAGLKNEDTMHFIFKATDGRIARVSGVYTSPTQPAQRDSGMSTILRATEGASQADYHELRYAVTDKTGEEKVVTWGDSTIKYYFRFEGQSHHGGEYQNYLEYFVDSIEQNFEAYPNMEEGIGTVALLQAMDKSLQTGLPVKIADVLNEYGL
- a CDS encoding L-rhamnose mutarotase produces the protein MRLNSYTKVLILLLITISTFSLSAAEIWVSPQGKDTNTGTKSSPLATVQMAVRKARELRRLKDPSIKDGIRIIVTNGTYYLNEPLFIRPEDSGTADSPTTIEADANAKPILSGGIEIKNWKKSTLAINGLKTGTIWEANAPQQAGEIINYRQLWVNGKKAVRAKSTAGTQMDRILSWDAATETCWIPFKNKSVKFEPGMEMFIVQWWAIANLRIKNIEIKKDSARLSFEQPESRIQSEHPWPAPWISKNNGNSAFYLNNGISMLNEPGEWFLDRKKGKIYYIPRKGEDLASAKVTAPVLENLVKMEGTLDTPVHHFNFKGISFQYSNWLRPSQQGHVPLQAGMYLLDAYKLKISGTPNQASLENQGWVGRPRAAVEVNYANNTLFESCSFEHLSSTGLDLHRGTNHNIVKGNLFRDIGGNGINLGVFSEESFEAHLPYTVKDERIVCSDELISDNLITNVANEDWGCLGIAAGFIKNLTIEHNEISDVAYSGISMGWGWTYTENVMRNNKILANKIHHYAKHLHDVAGIYTLSAQADSRIEENYIDKVYNSPYAHDPFLWLYLYTDEGSQGFTIKNNWIPIQKILKNNNGPKGNIWQDNYAFVDPKIKENAGIRAPYNSLVAKEVVVDEAWGLQEMPKSVAIELIGKDLDIEKIKSTIKGFRIVGEELYQWENHLVIYGLMNQPERTKRKLALAFPKLEIKIYENPVYDFQNFERCKEAKVASEWDNVVLTANLVEDEKLQKEYVDYHTTQFEKWPEIAKGFCNADFQQLQVFKNGRQLMLVISIPKGENLDKLNPKTTENNPRVNDWNALMKKYQTGIEGAKPDETWIFLKKVETK
- a CDS encoding glycoside hydrolase family 28 protein, whose amino-acid sequence is MKTNLTQFFRMLLAVVTISYAGKAVAQKSKSNGTYDNIEFKMAKVNEPKIPKNIVNLKDFGAVNGGYVLNTKAFEDAINALSKKGGGKLIIPPGIWLTGPIILKSKIELHAQTGALIKFSPDKSLYPIIETSFEGLNTWRCISPLYGKNLEDVAFTGNGVWDGSGEVWRQVKKAKLTESQWKKFVESGGVLNESKTSWYPSETFMKASVGADQNVRLDLKTKEDFEKIHDFLRPVLVSIQNSKRVLFDGPVFQNSPAWNIHPLMIEDLIVRNITVRNPWFSQNGDGLDVESCKNVIVENSSFDVGDDAICIKSGKDKDGRDRGVPCENIIIKNNIVYHGHGGVTVGSEMSGGVKNMHVSNCTFMGTDVGLRFKSNRGRGGVVENIFISDIFMTDIPSQAISFNLYYGGKSIAETLEEGGAKIVNQKIPVDEKTPQFKNISIKNITIKGAQQAVFLQGLPEMNLENIEISNLIAKAENGFTIVDANGIKIHNAKLDIEKPNVIDIYNGKNMSFKDIEFNSTSSKAITINGEETQNVEFVPSANSDFAKKTVIGETVPKSAVKL